The following are encoded in a window of Platichthys flesus chromosome 11, fPlaFle2.1, whole genome shotgun sequence genomic DNA:
- the LOC133965520 gene encoding sodium- and chloride-dependent transporter XTRP3A-like: MEKDARPNWDNPLQFLLACVSYAVGLGNVWRFPYLCQMHGGGGFLIPYLIMLILEGVPLFCLELAIGQKMRLGSIRAWTAINPYLGGVGLASVVTSTYLCLYYNIINAWSFWYLFNSFQSVLPWADCPINANGTGYVEECEKATPTQYFFYRETLDISSSIEVNGGIKTSQALLLLLAWVISYLFIIRGIKSTGKVVYFTATFPYVVLFIYLIWGFTLHGAVNGVKYMFTPKMEQLANPTTWINAATQIFFSLGLGFGSLIAFASYNEYNNNFERQAIMVSLINSGTSVFASIVTFAIYGFKATFNYENCLERTRLLLLNTFDLAEDTISLDTVFEWIEKLNATYPQEFAEISSKLETCDLESELDGAVEGPGLAFIVYSEAIKNMPLPQLWSVLYFSMLLLLGMGSMLGNITAIITPLRDFKAMSCMSNELFNGLVCLFCFLLGLGFTTTSGSYWFTMFNDYGATFSLLFVVLIEVITISYIYGSKRFEKDVEDMLGHRPNLYWRIMWKFVSPLLLITIFIFYIVSYILGGTPTYQAWNKELGKSEVTEYPVFGQVFIGLLLLSSVSCVPLTALYVYCRKRKHGHHPRERTVSTVCD, from the exons ATGGAGAAAGACGCAAGACCCAACTGGGACAACCCCCTGCAGTTCCTGTTGGCCTGTGTGTCATACGCAGTGGGACTGGGAAACGTGTGGCGGTTTCCATACCTGTGCCAAATGCACGGTGGAG GGGGGTTCCTGATTCCATATCTTATCATGCTGATTCTGGAGGGCGTGCCCTTATTCTGCTTAGAGCTCGCCATCGGTCAGAAGATGCGTCTGGGAAGCATCAGGGCATGGACTGCCATCAACCCCTATTTGGGAGGAGTGG gtCTCGCTAGTGTTGTGACATCCACGTATCTGTGTCTCTATTACAACATCATCAATGCCTGGAGTTTCTGGTACCTCTTTAATTCATTCCAA TCAGTCCTGCCCTGGGCAGACTGTCCCATCAATGCCAACGGAACAGGATACGTAGAGGAGTGTGAGAAGGCCACACCCACCCAGTACTTCTTCTACAGGGAAACACTGGATATTTCTTCTTCCATTGAAGTGAACGGAGGCATTAAGACAAGCCAGGCATTGTTACTTCTGCTCGCCTGGGTGATTTCCTACCTTTTTATAATCCGAGGAATAAAGTCAACTGGAAAG GTGGTGTACTTCACAGCCACATTTCCATATGTGGTCCTGTTTATCTACCTGATCTGGGGCTTCACGCTGCACGGTGCCGTAAACGGTGTCAAGTACATGTTCACACCCAAG ATGGAACAGCTTGCCAACCCTACCACGTGGATCAATGCGGCCACTCAGATCTTTTTTTCTCTGGGTTTGGGTTTTGGGTCACTCATAGCTTTCGCCAGCTACAACGAGTACAACAACAACTTTGAGCGCCAGGCCATCATGGTTTCCCTCATCAACAGTGGAACGTCCGTCTTTGCCAGCATTGTCACCTTTGCCATCTATGGGTTTAAGGCCACATTCAACTATGAGAACTGTctggagag GACACGCTTGCTGTTGCTGAATACCTTCGATCTAGCAGAGGACACCATCTCCTTGGACACTGTCTTTGAGTGGATTGAGAAACTGAATGCAACATACCCGCAGGAGTTTGCTGAGATCTCCAGCAAACTGGAAACATGTGACCTGGAGAGTGAACTAGACGGT GCAGTAGAGGGGCCAGGTCTGGCCTTCATCGTGTACAGCGAAGCTATTAAAAACATGCCTTTGCCTCAGCTGTGGTCTGTGCTGTATTTCTCCATGCTCCTGCTGTTGGGAATGGGCAGCATGCTGGGCAACATCACTGCCATCATCACCCCGCTACGAGATTTCAAGGCCATGTCCTGCATGAGCAACGAGTTGTTTAACG GTTTAGTGTGTctgttctgtttcctgctcgGCCTGGGCTTCACTACCACATCAGGGAGTTACTGGTTTACCATGTTCAATGATTACGGAGCCACTTTCTCGCTGCTGTTCGTTGTCCTCATCGAGGTCATCACCATTAGTTACATCTATGGAAGTAAAag GTTTGAAAAAGACGTAGAGGATATGCTTGGTCATCGGCCAAACTTGTACTGGAGAATCATGTGGAAATTCGTCAGTCCCCTTCTCCTTATTACAATATTCATCTTCTACATCGTCAGCTACATCCTGGGAGGAACACCTACTTACCAAGCGTGGAACAAAGAGCTG
- the ggctb gene encoding gamma-glutamylcyclotransferase, producing the protein MENNCTFLYFAYGSNLLKERLQLRNPSATVNCVAMLKDYKLEFGNHKGLASVRWHGGVATIEHCPGEEVWGVVWRVDNSDLESLDSQENVTLGRYNPVDVSVNTKGQELNCRTYIMNSCVYAPPSPHYLQVIVMGAEQNGLPREYQEKLRAIKTNMYEGPLPMMAELAKARRAKEKANQRSDA; encoded by the exons ATGGAGAATAACTGCACCTTCCTATACTTTGCATATGGTAGCAACCTGCTGAAGGAGCGGCTGCAGCTCCGCAATCCTTCTGCAACCGTCAACTGTGTGGCCATGCTCAAG GACTATAAATTGGAGTTTGGGAACCATAAAGGCCTTGCCAGTGTCCGTTGGCATGGAGGTGTGGCCACCATAGAGCACTGCCCAGGGGAGGAGGTGTGGGGTGTGGTGTGGAGAGTGGACAATTCTGATCTGGAGTCTCTAGACAG TCAAGAAAATGTGACATTAGGCAGGTACAACCCTGTGGATGTATCAGTGAACACAAAAGGACAGGAGCTCAACTGTCGTACCTACATAATGAACAGCTGCGTGTACGCCCCACCATCACCACATTACCTACAG GTGATTGTGATGGGAGCAGAGCAGAACGGCTTGCCAAGGGAGTACCAGGAGAAGCTGAGAGCAATCAAGACCAACATGTATGAGGGTCCCCTGCCCATGATGGCTGAACTAGCGAAAGCCAGAAGAGCAAAGGAGAAGGCCAACCAGCGCTCTGACGCTTGA